Proteins from a single region of Juglans microcarpa x Juglans regia isolate MS1-56 chromosome 5S, Jm3101_v1.0, whole genome shotgun sequence:
- the LOC121267879 gene encoding cysteine proteinase inhibitor-like, with amino-acid sequence MKLTIDRFSVALLLGTVVVLSGVCEFGLCFEDDQSIRMKLGGVHDCKGSQNSGEIETLARFAVQEHNKKENTLLEFTRVLKAKEQVVSGKIYYLTLEAIDAGKKKIYEAKVWVKPWMNFKQLQEFKNAHDAPSFTQSDLGAKRGH; translated from the exons ATGAAGCTGACCATTGATAGGTTCTCTGTGGCTTTGTTGCTGGGCACTGTAGTAGTTCTTTCTGGGGTCTGTGAATTTGGGCTCTGCTTTGAAGACGACCAGTCCATAAGGATGAAGCTTGGAGGGGTTCACGACTGCAAGGGCTCTCAGAACAGCGGTGAGATCGAGACCCTTGCCCGTTTCGCTGTCCAAGAACACAACAAGAAAGAG AATACCCTGCTCGAGTTTACAAGGGTTTTGAAGGCCAAAGAACAGGTGGTTTCCGGTAAGATATACTATCTGACTCTAGAAGCAATTGATGCTGGTAAGAAGAAGATATACGAAGCTAAAGTCTGGGTGAAGCCATGGATGAACTTCAAGCAGTTGCAGGAATTTAAAAATGCCCATGATGCCCCTTCCTTTACCCAATCAGACCTCGGTGCTAAACGTG GTCATTGA
- the LOC121267876 gene encoding protein kinase and PP2C-like domain-containing protein isoform X2: MGLEIAEPNTCIRGCCTSKSIPLHLPPSSYALLSPIARGAESVVYAATLYGRKVAVKKPILSTSEDIDKFHKELQLLCMLDHPGLATLVAAHAKPPNYMFFFEFYEHLNLAEKVHAEEWSPGIDQVLTITFRLAKALQYLHNLGIIHRDVKPANILLDKNLFPHLADFGLAEYQKDLKGVSVENWRSSGKPTGGFHKKNMVGTLIYMAPEILTKKIHTEKSDVYSFGVSINELITGVVPYTDLRAEAQAHTVLEMNYTEQQLTAAVVSGGLRPVLAGPELGAPSSLLSLIQRCWDANPQSRPSFNDIVAELDLILEHRKTAKDMTPGEPAVSRDDHLMDNINSLRTYQESINWSTQGEHFSRIAYRDTESSLRVWLDNSNDPLAYYPVLSWGSFASCGRRETMEDTHLLMPHMCNEKDIHVFGIFDGHRGAAAAEFSARALPGFLQSFSSTSSPSKALLEAFVKTDVAFRDELDSYRKSKRGTQKDWHPGCTAVAALIVRSKLFVANAGDCRTVLCRAGHPIVLTKDHVASCFEERERVVNAGGQVKWQVDTWRVGPAALQVCHFDL; this comes from the exons atggggctGGAGATTGCGGAGCCAAACACGTGCATCAGAGGTTGTTGTACCAGCAAATCGATCCCTCTGCATCTCCCACCTTCCTCGTATGCTCTCCTATCCCCAATTGCCCGCG GGGCGGAGAGTGTTGTTTATGCAGCAACTTTGTATGGTAGAAAGGTTGCTGTGAAGAAACCCATCTTGTCTACTTCTGAAGACATTGACAAGTTCCATAAAGAGCTCCAGTTGTTATg TATGCTAGATCATCCGGGATTAGCAACACTGGTTGCAGCGCATGCCAAGCCACCCAATTACATGTTCTTCTTCGAATTCTATGAACATCTGAATCTCGCAGAGAAAGTACATGCGGAAGAATGGAGTCCGGGCATCGATCAAGTGCTCACGATCACTTTCCGTTTAG CAAAGGCTTTGCAATATCTGCATAACCTCGGGATCATACATAGGGATGTGAAACCAGCAAATATTCTT CTTGACAAAAACCTGTTCCCACACCTAGCAGATTTTGGTTTGGCAGAATACCAAAAAGATCTTAAAGGCGTTTCTGTTGAGAACTGGAGATCATCTGGCAAGCCAACTGGtggttttcacaaaaaaaatatggttggGACGCTCATATATATGGCACCTGAAATCTTAACGAAGAAGATCCATACAGAAAAATCAGATGTCTACAGTTTTGGGGTATCAATCAA TGAGCTTATTACTGGTGTTGTCCCATATACTGATCTTCGTGCAGAAGCACAG GCCCACACAGTGCTGGAGATGAACTATACTGAGCAGCAACTTACAGCAGCTGTGGTTTCTGGTGGATTGAGACCAGTACTTGCTGGTCCAGAGTTGGGTGCTCCATCAAGTCTCCTCTCACTGATACAGAGGTGTTGGGATGCAAATCCACAGAGTAGACCTTCTTTCAATGACATAGTTGCGgaacttgatttgattttagaaCACAGAAAGACAGCAAAGGATATGACACCAGGCGAACCTGCTGTTTCTCGTGATGATCACCTAATGGACAACATCAACAGCCTCCGAACTTATCAAGAGAGTATCAACTGGTCCACACAGGGAGAACATTTCTCCCGGATAGCTTATCGTGACACTGAATCTAGTTTGAGAGTCTGGCTTGATAATTCAAATGATCCTCTGGCATATTATCCTGTACTTTCTTGGGGGTCCTTTGCTTCATGTGGCCGAAGAGAAACCATGGAGGATACACATCTTCTTATGCCCCATATGTGCAATGAAAAGGATATCCATGTTTTTGGGATCTTTGATGGCCATAGAG GTGCAGCAGCTGCTGAGTTTTCTGCTCGAGCATTGCCAGGATTCTTGCAAAGTTTCAGCTCCACGAGCAG TCCTTCAAAAGCATTATTGGAAGCATTCGTTAAGACAGATGTTGCATTTAGAGATGAACTAGATTCTTATCGTAAATCCAAGAGAGGTACTCAGAAAGACTGGCATCCTGGTTGCACTGCAGTTGCTGCTCTTATAGTTAGAAGCAAGCTTTTTGTTGCTAATGCTGGTGATTGCCGGACAGTACTATGTCGGGCTGGTCACCCGATTGTTCTAACCAAG GATCATGTTGCTAGCTGCTTTGAGGAGAGAGAGCGTGTTGTTAATGCAGGAGGACAAGTCAAATGGCAAGTTGATACATGGAGGGTTGGTCCTGCTGCTCTCCAGGTTTGTCACTTTGACCTTTAA
- the LOC121267876 gene encoding protein kinase and PP2C-like domain-containing protein isoform X1 codes for MGLEIAEPNTCIRGCCTSKSIPLHLPPSSYALLSPIARGAESVVYAATLYGRKVAVKKPILSTSEDIDKFHKELQLLCMLDHPGLATLVAAHAKPPNYMFFFEFYEHLNLAEKVHAEEWSPGIDQVLTITFRLAKALQYLHNLGIIHRDVKPANILLDKNLFPHLADFGLAEYQKDLKGVSVENWRSSGKPTGGFHKKNMVGTLIYMAPEILTKKIHTEKSDVYSFGVSINELITGVVPYTDLRAEAQAHTVLEMNYTEQQLTAAVVSGGLRPVLAGPELGAPSSLLSLIQRCWDANPQSRPSFNDIVAELDLILEHRKTAKDMTPGEPAVSRDDHLMDNINSLRTYQESINWSTQGEHFSRIAYRDTESSLRVWLDNSNDPLAYYPVLSWGSFASCGRRETMEDTHLLMPHMCNEKDIHVFGIFDGHRGAAAAEFSARALPGFLQSFSSTSSPSKALLEAFVKTDVAFRDELDSYRKSKRGTQKDWHPGCTAVAALIVRSKLFVANAGDCRTVLCRAGHPIVLTKDHVASCFEERERVVNAGGQVKWQVDTWRVGPAALQVTRSIGDDDLKPAVTAEPEITETDLSGEDEFLVMASDGLWDVVSNSDVINIIRDTVKEPGMCAKRLATEAAERGSKDNITVIVVFLRPVSTAERIY; via the exons atggggctGGAGATTGCGGAGCCAAACACGTGCATCAGAGGTTGTTGTACCAGCAAATCGATCCCTCTGCATCTCCCACCTTCCTCGTATGCTCTCCTATCCCCAATTGCCCGCG GGGCGGAGAGTGTTGTTTATGCAGCAACTTTGTATGGTAGAAAGGTTGCTGTGAAGAAACCCATCTTGTCTACTTCTGAAGACATTGACAAGTTCCATAAAGAGCTCCAGTTGTTATg TATGCTAGATCATCCGGGATTAGCAACACTGGTTGCAGCGCATGCCAAGCCACCCAATTACATGTTCTTCTTCGAATTCTATGAACATCTGAATCTCGCAGAGAAAGTACATGCGGAAGAATGGAGTCCGGGCATCGATCAAGTGCTCACGATCACTTTCCGTTTAG CAAAGGCTTTGCAATATCTGCATAACCTCGGGATCATACATAGGGATGTGAAACCAGCAAATATTCTT CTTGACAAAAACCTGTTCCCACACCTAGCAGATTTTGGTTTGGCAGAATACCAAAAAGATCTTAAAGGCGTTTCTGTTGAGAACTGGAGATCATCTGGCAAGCCAACTGGtggttttcacaaaaaaaatatggttggGACGCTCATATATATGGCACCTGAAATCTTAACGAAGAAGATCCATACAGAAAAATCAGATGTCTACAGTTTTGGGGTATCAATCAA TGAGCTTATTACTGGTGTTGTCCCATATACTGATCTTCGTGCAGAAGCACAG GCCCACACAGTGCTGGAGATGAACTATACTGAGCAGCAACTTACAGCAGCTGTGGTTTCTGGTGGATTGAGACCAGTACTTGCTGGTCCAGAGTTGGGTGCTCCATCAAGTCTCCTCTCACTGATACAGAGGTGTTGGGATGCAAATCCACAGAGTAGACCTTCTTTCAATGACATAGTTGCGgaacttgatttgattttagaaCACAGAAAGACAGCAAAGGATATGACACCAGGCGAACCTGCTGTTTCTCGTGATGATCACCTAATGGACAACATCAACAGCCTCCGAACTTATCAAGAGAGTATCAACTGGTCCACACAGGGAGAACATTTCTCCCGGATAGCTTATCGTGACACTGAATCTAGTTTGAGAGTCTGGCTTGATAATTCAAATGATCCTCTGGCATATTATCCTGTACTTTCTTGGGGGTCCTTTGCTTCATGTGGCCGAAGAGAAACCATGGAGGATACACATCTTCTTATGCCCCATATGTGCAATGAAAAGGATATCCATGTTTTTGGGATCTTTGATGGCCATAGAG GTGCAGCAGCTGCTGAGTTTTCTGCTCGAGCATTGCCAGGATTCTTGCAAAGTTTCAGCTCCACGAGCAG TCCTTCAAAAGCATTATTGGAAGCATTCGTTAAGACAGATGTTGCATTTAGAGATGAACTAGATTCTTATCGTAAATCCAAGAGAGGTACTCAGAAAGACTGGCATCCTGGTTGCACTGCAGTTGCTGCTCTTATAGTTAGAAGCAAGCTTTTTGTTGCTAATGCTGGTGATTGCCGGACAGTACTATGTCGGGCTGGTCACCCGATTGTTCTAACCAAG GATCATGTTGCTAGCTGCTTTGAGGAGAGAGAGCGTGTTGTTAATGCAGGAGGACAAGTCAAATGGCAAGTTGATACATGGAGGGTTGGTCCTGCTGCTCTCCAG GTCACTCGCTCCATCGGTGACGATGATCTGAAGCCTGCTGTAACTGCAGAACCTGAGATAACTGAAACAGATCTGTCTGGAGAGGATGAATTCTTG GTAATGGCTAGCGATGGACTCTGGGATGTTGTGAGCAACTCAGATGTTATAAACATAATTAGAGACACAGTCAAAGAGCCTGGAATGTGCGCCAAGAGATTGGCAACAGAGGCTGCAGAGCGAGGCAGCAAAGACAACATCACTGTAATTGTCGTCTTCCTGCGTCCTGTGTCTACTGCAGAGAGGATCTACTag
- the LOC121267877 gene encoding uncharacterized protein LOC121267877 isoform X2 — protein sequence MGKAEDEHAVPPGAGPQSPDQNEQTQWCGGGGYWNCGFGWCFDGVRRLIGLRCLFVLLFATAAFLSAIFWLPPFLQFADQRDPDLDPKFKDHDIVASFYLRKPFYLLEDNISQLKEDIWNEIGFPTTKVVILSLEYKDGSNTTKVVFGVDPDAKYSKISQTIQSLIRESFVSLVLRLYSLRLTTSLFGEPFRFEVLKFPGGITIIPYQRAFLLQKVQILFNFTLNFSIYEIQSNFDELRSQLKSGLHLAPYENLYVSLSNSKGSTVAAPTVVQSSVVLAVGNTPSTQRLKQLAQTITGSHSRNLGLNNTVFGRVKQVRLSSILQHSLHGGDGSGTSPSPAPLPHPHHNHHHHHHHHHRDTHLAPAISPAPSIERGVRATPNGAPTPRVASPDPKRSVPAPEKSYGAKPPGCQVGNGRSSKGYARKHPHLAPTVAPYISHYPAVSPQVQVVSPAPISHTSPASSPLPSVVFAHVQPPSKSESDLEHSDSMPQLAPSPSSYRIASFNWANWRSSASVSYAKGVLHIGVGCMLVLCV from the exons ATGGGAAAGGCCGAGGATGAACACGCGGTGCCGCCCGGAGCGGGTCCTCAGTCGCCGGACCAGAATGAGCAAACCCAGTGGTGTGGCGGTGGTGGTTATTGGAACTGTGGCTTTGGGTGGTGTTTTGATGGGGTTCGGAGGCTCATTGGGCTCAGATGCCTCTTCGTCCTGCTGTTCGCCACCGCTGCTTTCCTCTCTGCCATCTTTTGGCTGCCCCCGTTTCTTCAGTTCGCAGATCAGCGGGATCCAGATCTTGATCCAAAGTTCAAAG ATCATGATATAGTAGCAAGTTTTTATCTTAGGAAGCCGTTTTATTTGCTTGAAGACAATATCTCGCAGCTCAAGGAAGACATATGGAATGAGATAGGCTTTCCAACCACCAAA GTTGTTATTTTATCTCTGGAATACAAAGATGGATCAAACACAACAAAGGTTGTATTTGGGGTCGATCCCGATGCTAAATATTCCAAAATATCCCAAACTATCCAAAGTTTGATCAGGGAAAGTTTTGTTTCTCTGGTCTTGCGACTATATTCTCTTCGCCTGACTACATCCCTATTTGGGGAACCATTTCGTTTTGAGGTGCTAAAATTCCCAGGAGGAATTACTATAATCCCCTATCAGAGAGCATTTCTTTTGCAGAAAGTACAAATCCTTTTCAATTTTACCTTAAACTTCTCCATCTATGAAATACaatcaaattttgatgaacTGAGGAGCCAGCTGAAGTCGGGATTACATCTGGCACCCTATGAg AACTTGTACGTTAGCCTATCAAATTCAAAAGGTTCAACGGTGGCTGCTCCCACAGTTGTGCAGTCATCCGTTGTTCTGGCTGTTGGGAATACTCCCTCAACTCAAAGATTAAAGCAACTGGCTCAAACCATTACTGGGTCTCATTCAAGAAATCTTGGCCTGAATAACACTGTATTTGGTAGGGTCAAGCAAGTTCGTCTATCATCTATCTTGCAACACTCACTCCATGGCGGCGATGGCAGTGGCACCTCACCTTCGCCTGCACCACTGCCTCATCCCCACCACaaccaccatcaccatcaccatcaccatcaccgCGATACACATCTGGCTCCTGCAATTTCTCCTGCCCCTTCAATTGAGAGGGGTGTACGTGCAACTCCAAATGGTGCACCTACACCCAGGGTTGCTTCTCCTGACCCGAAGAGAAGTGTGCCTGCACCTGAGAAAAGTTATGGAGCAAAGCCTCCTGGTTGCCAAGTTGGAAATGGAAGGAGTTCTAAAGGGTATGCCAGAAAGCACCCTCACTTAGCCCCTACTGTTGCACCATATATTTCTCATTATCCTGCAGTGTCACCACAAGTGCAAGTAGTCTCACCAGCACCCATTTCTCATACGAGTCCTGCTTCTAGTCCTTTGCCAAGTGTGGTTTTTGCTCATGTTCAGCCCCCATCAAAGAGTGAATCAGATTTAGAACATTCTGACTCTATGCCACAACTTGCGCCATCACCATCTTCAT ACAGGATCGCATCTTTCAACTGGGCAAACTGGAGGAGTTCTGCGAGTGTGAGCTACGCAAAGGGCGTGCTTCACATCGGAGTGGGATGTATGTTGGTTTTATGCGTGTAA
- the LOC121267877 gene encoding uncharacterized protein LOC121267877 isoform X1: protein MGKAEDEHAVPPGAGPQSPDQNEQTQWCGGGGYWNCGFGWCFDGVRRLIGLRCLFVLLFATAAFLSAIFWLPPFLQFADQRDPDLDPKFKDHDIVASFYLRKPFYLLEDNISQLKEDIWNEIGFPTTKVVILSLEYKDGSNTTKVVFGVDPDAKYSKISQTIQSLIRESFVSLVLRLYSLRLTTSLFGEPFRFEVLKFPGGITIIPYQRAFLLQKVQILFNFTLNFSIYEIQSNFDELRSQLKSGLHLAPYENLYVSLSNSKGSTVAAPTVVQSSVVLAVGNTPSTQRLKQLAQTITGSHSRNLGLNNTVFGRVKQVRLSSILQHSLHGGDGSGTSPSPAPLPHPHHNHHHHHHHHHRDTHLAPAISPAPSIERGVRATPNGAPTPRVASPDPKRSVPAPEKSYGAKPPGCQVGNGRSSKGYARKHPHLAPTVAPYISHYPAVSPQVQVVSPAPISHTSPASSPLPSVVFAHVQPPSKSESDLEHSDSMPQLAPSPSSSSADRIASFNWANWRSSASVSYAKGVLHIGVGCMLVLCV, encoded by the exons ATGGGAAAGGCCGAGGATGAACACGCGGTGCCGCCCGGAGCGGGTCCTCAGTCGCCGGACCAGAATGAGCAAACCCAGTGGTGTGGCGGTGGTGGTTATTGGAACTGTGGCTTTGGGTGGTGTTTTGATGGGGTTCGGAGGCTCATTGGGCTCAGATGCCTCTTCGTCCTGCTGTTCGCCACCGCTGCTTTCCTCTCTGCCATCTTTTGGCTGCCCCCGTTTCTTCAGTTCGCAGATCAGCGGGATCCAGATCTTGATCCAAAGTTCAAAG ATCATGATATAGTAGCAAGTTTTTATCTTAGGAAGCCGTTTTATTTGCTTGAAGACAATATCTCGCAGCTCAAGGAAGACATATGGAATGAGATAGGCTTTCCAACCACCAAA GTTGTTATTTTATCTCTGGAATACAAAGATGGATCAAACACAACAAAGGTTGTATTTGGGGTCGATCCCGATGCTAAATATTCCAAAATATCCCAAACTATCCAAAGTTTGATCAGGGAAAGTTTTGTTTCTCTGGTCTTGCGACTATATTCTCTTCGCCTGACTACATCCCTATTTGGGGAACCATTTCGTTTTGAGGTGCTAAAATTCCCAGGAGGAATTACTATAATCCCCTATCAGAGAGCATTTCTTTTGCAGAAAGTACAAATCCTTTTCAATTTTACCTTAAACTTCTCCATCTATGAAATACaatcaaattttgatgaacTGAGGAGCCAGCTGAAGTCGGGATTACATCTGGCACCCTATGAg AACTTGTACGTTAGCCTATCAAATTCAAAAGGTTCAACGGTGGCTGCTCCCACAGTTGTGCAGTCATCCGTTGTTCTGGCTGTTGGGAATACTCCCTCAACTCAAAGATTAAAGCAACTGGCTCAAACCATTACTGGGTCTCATTCAAGAAATCTTGGCCTGAATAACACTGTATTTGGTAGGGTCAAGCAAGTTCGTCTATCATCTATCTTGCAACACTCACTCCATGGCGGCGATGGCAGTGGCACCTCACCTTCGCCTGCACCACTGCCTCATCCCCACCACaaccaccatcaccatcaccatcaccatcaccgCGATACACATCTGGCTCCTGCAATTTCTCCTGCCCCTTCAATTGAGAGGGGTGTACGTGCAACTCCAAATGGTGCACCTACACCCAGGGTTGCTTCTCCTGACCCGAAGAGAAGTGTGCCTGCACCTGAGAAAAGTTATGGAGCAAAGCCTCCTGGTTGCCAAGTTGGAAATGGAAGGAGTTCTAAAGGGTATGCCAGAAAGCACCCTCACTTAGCCCCTACTGTTGCACCATATATTTCTCATTATCCTGCAGTGTCACCACAAGTGCAAGTAGTCTCACCAGCACCCATTTCTCATACGAGTCCTGCTTCTAGTCCTTTGCCAAGTGTGGTTTTTGCTCATGTTCAGCCCCCATCAAAGAGTGAATCAGATTTAGAACATTCTGACTCTATGCCACAACTTGCGCCATCACCATCTTCAT CTTCTGCAG ACAGGATCGCATCTTTCAACTGGGCAAACTGGAGGAGTTCTGCGAGTGTGAGCTACGCAAAGGGCGTGCTTCACATCGGAGTGGGATGTATGTTGGTTTTATGCGTGTAA
- the LOC121267768 gene encoding uncharacterized protein LOC121267768 isoform X2, whose product MGSGWGGPTKEIIGEDKMITEMAVAEMDIPMGCLGHMVGMVEAHLTVAEEIIPEMRDRIPVMMLLNGIQLARMRKMVGQVLKFKSHLAGGFPRWMGAPGEATEVVVVGVVMELVVVAEEIGVVPVQMMLLLMTGVWVGERLLREVLQSPKPGMDGLEEVVVVGEP is encoded by the exons ATGGGTAGTGGCTGGGGTGGTCCAACGAAGGAGATAATTGGAGAG GACAAAATGATCACAGAAATGGCAGTTGCCGAGATGGACATCCCAATGGGTTGCCTAGGCCATATGGTGGGCATGGTCGAGGCTCATTTAACAGTAGCAGAGGAAATAATTCCAGAAATGAGAGACAGAATTCCGGTTATGATGCTGCTAAATGGGATTCAGCTTGCAAGGATGAGGAAGATGGTTGGGCAGGTGCTAAAATTCAAAAGTCACCTGGCAGGGGGCTTTCCCAGGTGGATGGGGGCACCGGGGGAAGCGACAGAGGTGGTAGTAGTTGGGGTGGTGATGGAGCTAGTGGTGGTGGCGGAGGAAATTGGAGTGGTGCCAGTGCAAATGATGCTACTCCTGATGACTGGAGTTTGGGTTGGGGAACGACTCCTAAGAGAAGTTCTTCAGAGTCCCAAACCGGGAATGGATGGTCTGGAAGAAGTCGTGGTGGTTGGTGAACCGTGA
- the LOC121267768 gene encoding uncharacterized protein LOC121267768 isoform X1, with protein sequence MGSGWGGPTKEIIGEVSLMTGIALLLLVQEQDKMITEMAVAEMDIPMGCLGHMVGMVEAHLTVAEEIIPEMRDRIPVMMLLNGIQLARMRKMVGQVLKFKSHLAGGFPRWMGAPGEATEVVVVGVVMELVVVAEEIGVVPVQMMLLLMTGVWVGERLLREVLQSPKPGMDGLEEVVVVGEP encoded by the exons ATGGGTAGTGGCTGGGGTGGTCCAACGAAGGAGATAATTGGAGAGGTCAGTCTTATGACAGGGATCGCGCTTCTACTCCTGGTTCAAGAACAG GACAAAATGATCACAGAAATGGCAGTTGCCGAGATGGACATCCCAATGGGTTGCCTAGGCCATATGGTGGGCATGGTCGAGGCTCATTTAACAGTAGCAGAGGAAATAATTCCAGAAATGAGAGACAGAATTCCGGTTATGATGCTGCTAAATGGGATTCAGCTTGCAAGGATGAGGAAGATGGTTGGGCAGGTGCTAAAATTCAAAAGTCACCTGGCAGGGGGCTTTCCCAGGTGGATGGGGGCACCGGGGGAAGCGACAGAGGTGGTAGTAGTTGGGGTGGTGATGGAGCTAGTGGTGGTGGCGGAGGAAATTGGAGTGGTGCCAGTGCAAATGATGCTACTCCTGATGACTGGAGTTTGGGTTGGGGAACGACTCCTAAGAGAAGTTCTTCAGAGTCCCAAACCGGGAATGGATGGTCTGGAAGAAGTCGTGGTGGTTGGTGAACCGTGA
- the LOC121267769 gene encoding probable E3 ubiquitin-protein ligase RHC1A gives MSSGRNTHWCYRCRQPVRLRGRDAVCDSCNGGFIQELDDMAHINPFDFLGLDIDEDHDRRSGLMEAFSAVMRHRLVDRSHSHDIRGFRARSDSVPEHAPGVGPLLVFGGQIPFRLSGNGGLEALLNGTPGIGLTRGNAGDYFVGPGLEELFEQLLANDRRGPLPASRSSINAMPTIKIAQRHLGSDSHCPVCKDKFQLGSEARQMPCNHIYHSDCIVPWLIQHNSCPVCRQELPPQGMNSGHSTNNRSRSSTYVSNAEGRENGRDNQGRRNPFSYLWPFRTSNSSSNHNGTAGSSSPTIRDNNQQLGYSGWPFD, from the coding sequence ATGTCGAGTGGTAGAAACACCCATTGGTGTTACCGGTGCAGGCAACCAGTTCGACTGCGAGGACGAGATGCAGTGTGCGACAGCTGTAATGGAGGATTTATTCAAGAACTTGATGATATGGCGCACATCAACCCATTTGATTTCCTTGGACTGGATATTGATGAAGATCATGACAGGAGGTCAGGACTTATGGAAGCTTTCTCGGCTGTTATGAGGCATCGATTGGTAGACAGGAGCCATAGCCATGACATCAGAGGCTTCAGAGCTAGATCAGATTCAGTTCCGGAACATGCTCCTGGTGTGGGTCCTTTGCTGGTTTTTGGTGGTCAAATTCCTTTTAGATTGTCTGGAAATGGTGGGCTTGAAGCTCTTTTAAATGGGACTCCCGGGATTGGTCTTACACGGGGTAATGCAGGTGATTATTTTGTAGGCCCTGGACTGGAAGAGCTGTTTGAACAGCTTTTGGCTAATGATCGGAGAGGTCCTCTCCCGGCATCTAGATCTTCAATCAATGCGATGCCAACTATTAAGATCGCACAGAGGCATCTTGGTTCTGATTCGCACTGTCCTGTATGCAAAGATAAATTCCAGCTAGGGTCTGAAGCAAGGCAAATGCCATGTAATCATATATATCACTCAGACTGTATTGTCCCATGGCTAATCCAGCACAATTCATGCCCTGTATGCCGCCAAGAACTGCCACCGCAAGGAATGAATAGTGGCCATAGTACAAATAATCGAAGTAGAAGCAGCACTTATGTTAGTAATGCTGAGGGAAGGGAGAATGGCAGGGATAATCAAGGAAGAAGGAATCCATTCTCTTATCTGTGGCCATTCCGCACATCTAATTCGAGCTCTAACCATAATGGAACTGCTGGAAGCAGCTCTCCAACTATTCGTGACAACAACCAGCAGCTGGGTTATTCTGGGTGGCCTTTTGACTAA